Part of the Arvicanthis niloticus isolate mArvNil1 chromosome 2, mArvNil1.pat.X, whole genome shotgun sequence genome, GGGATGGGGATTTTTGGTGGGAGCATGCCAAAATAGATAGTAAGGGGGAGTTTGTGAGGCAGACACCTTACTTCTATTTCTATAAATCTTCAAATCCTCTAGGAGATTTGGGGAGGGACCTGGGGGATCTTGGCATCTAGAAACCTGGGCATCTTTGCCCTAGGATAGTCTCTGCCATAGCAGGGTGTATCCACACAGCTGGGACCCAGGCTATTGCAACTAGAAGAGTGGGAAACTGAAGCTAGGGTGGGCAGAACATGGCAGGCAGGAGGTTTACCTAGATTTGTCCCAGTCTGTCCTGTTTCTGGTAGTGTATGTATGGGGAGTCTATGCCCTTGTTGAGGGATTAGAAACAGGAAGTAGGAGGGCAAGTATCTtggttaggatttccattgctgtgaagagacagcatgactaaggcaactcttataaaggacaacattaaattggggctggtttaAAGATTTAGAGGTCCAGTTcaatatcatcaaggcaggatcaTAGCAGCTCCAAGCAAGCAATGcaaaggaggagctgagagttctgcatcttgatatGACTGCAGCCAGAAAAACTGACTCTTCCACACTGTGCAGAGCTTAGAAGCCAACCTTCAGAGTAACACACTTCTTCTAACAGTACTACTGCCTATGGGTCCACCATATTCTAATCATCATCACAAGGGACTAGGGATGGGGTCACTGAgatagtgagagaggagaagtttGGGGGAAAGCCTACCTGGTCTTCAACCAGTCTGTGAAGCTACTAGTAGAGCAGGGAATCTCTGCTCATATCTTTTATATataagcagatatttacattgcttAATTTGAATGCACTGTCACAACAATATGCCACAAAGTGGCTTAATGGGATTACATTTTCCCACTGCTGTGGAAGCTAAAAGTTCAAAAATCAAAGGTTTAACACAAAGCTTTTCTCTGTTGCATCCTGATAGTGCACTCCTGTCGGTATTGTACCAACTACAGACTGCTGTCTGCTTGCTATGGCCTCAATCTGAGGGATGGCAGGGGCATTCTGGTAACTCTTTTGAGATAAACACTGAACTTTTAAGTATTGTCTTTAATATTCATTAGTTTGTCAGAagcatcattttctctttttataatttttattggatattttatttaagtttcagaagttatcccctttccccatttcctccccccccacccagggacccccaatcccatccccctcctcctgcttctatgaggatgtgctccccccacacacccatccacccactctcatctccccaccctcgaattcccccacactggggcatccacccttcatgggaccaaggatctcctctcacacctatgACCAACaatgccattctcccctacatatacagccaGAGCCATGGCTCTGTTCAGCAAGCAGCATACATGGACATCTAATCTCTTTGTTCTCTGACATAGTAGGTAGTCTCTGGCCCAGCAGGTGGCTGGGACATGGCACGGGACAGGGGCATATGGTGGGGGGGATGCTGAAGTAATGAGATGTGGAAGAGTCAGGTAGGCAGGGAGACTACCTGGGCATCTCTAAGTCTGCAAAGGCTTCTAGTAGAGCTGAGACTCTTTACCCTAAGCTGGTCTCTGGTATAGCAGCAACTTTTTGCCCAATTGGGGGAGCTGGGGTATGGCAACTAGAAGGGTGGATAACTGGGGAGAGCAAAGGCAAATACCAAGAGTGGGAGAGTGTATCAGACAGGCATCCTACTTGGATTTCTCCCAACTTCCAGATATCCACTAGAGCAGGGATTCTATGTCCCTGTTAGGGATGGGGCCACAGCAAGTAGGAGGGCAAGAAACTGGGGATATGGTGTGGGGGGTTGAGATGGTGAGATAATAGGGAAGTTCAGGGAGAAGGCAGCCTACCTGGGATATTCCCAGTCTGTTTGGTCTCTAGTAGAGCAGGGAATCTTTACATCAGGCTGGTGTCTGTTACACGAGGGAATCTCTGTCTAGTTGGGGTCTGGGGTGTGGAGAGTAGGAGGGTACGTGACTAGAATAGGATGGGCAGAGGTTAAGAGTGGGGCAGTTTTGCAGGCAGGCAGCTTATCTGGACTTCTCCTAATTTGAGAGATCTCTTGAAGAGCAGGAAATCTCTGGTCATCATCTTTATTTATAAACACAGATTTACATAACTTAATTTTTATGCACTGTCATAACAATATACCACAGGGTGGCTTAATGGGAGTACATTTTCCCACTGTTCTTGAAGCTAGAAATTAAAACCAAAAGATCAACGCAATTTTTCTCTGCTACCTTCTGATGATGCAAACCTGTTAGTATCTTACTGACTACAAATTGCAGTATGCTTGCTATGGCCTCAGTTTGGGGAATGGGAAGGGCATCCTGGTGTCTCTTCTAAGAAAAAGACTAATTTCATTGGATTAGGGACCTATTTTAATCATCTCATTTAATATTCATTACTTTATTATAAGCATCTTTTTTCAAGTAGaagtatttttgtttggttttattgtttttatatttatattttctggcACTGTTTAAGGGACTTATAATTCCTTCACCATTAgctttctttttatctgttttttccATATTATTCATCTGGATTATTCCTTACACTAAAAATCAAATTTGTTGTTGGactttttatacttttatgaGCAAGGCTGCTACAGTTATTAATCTGCCCCTAATTGTACCAGGGAAAATATAGTTGACTATACATCTAATGCTACAATACACAGCTGTTAGGAATgcatattttcaataataaataataccaCTCTATTTCTTTGTTGGAAGTTGCTTAGAGTTGCAAATAATGAAAAACACATTCAAGAGTAAATTTTCAGTATCTTGATATGCAGTGAAAAAACTCCACAGATATTCCAAAAGTCTTTCCCTATTATTATAGAGATTGACTATCTCTGATTGTGATAATGAGCCTGTTTTGAATTATTATCCCCCAAATTATGTTAAAGTCTGTTTTCAACTCTTTTCTGTCtgtgtatgaatatattttgttAACACAAGTCAAGTAATCACGGGGGTCATGTGTTAAACAGGATAAAATGTTAAGGAATCTTGTTATAGTTGCTACAATTAGTTTTCAAGAGTGAAGGGAGACTTCTGCCTATTTCAACAAAGGTTCTTTCCCTAGGGGAGTCAATGACAATGATGCAATTTTATCCTGTATGCCTCTAATTTGGATCTGGGGACAGAGACTACACCCTAGGTTATccatataattttcaaaattatagcTCACACAGACTTCACTGAAATGTGGacaatgtatatgtttgtgtatttatcaTATCTGAGTCCAAACAATTGTTCTTCTGGTTGTTGCAATGGATGTATGACCATTTGAGAGGATCCAGCAGTTTCACTACATTGTGTTCTTCTGGAGATAGCTGGAAGTGCTTCCCATGCTTTTTGGCTAAAGATATCTGTGTTTATCAGGTAAGTTAGACTATCTGATAAGACATAGAATGTACACTCATCTGTATCACTGCATATATTTGagtttccctctttgtctctctgtctgtctctgtgtctctgttgctctctctttttgtctgtttttctcatTGTCCATCTCTCTGGTCAGCATATATTTCAAATAGCAAGGATCACACCATCAAATGGCAAACAGTTTTCTATACAGTAACTTACCATGCACTGAAAATCTGCTCAAACTTTGAGATGAAATGGCACTCCCTTCCTCAAAGACCTCTTCAtaggatatattttttaaaaaattatccatttttaaagaaagctgGAAAATCATCTTTATTTCTTACATTAAACTTTAacacacaatttttattttcatccaaCTTCTTCCCAAATATCTGTGACTTTTTGCATAATAAGCCCCAATGTTCATATTCCAGGTATTGTAAATGGCTTCTACAATCAGCTTTTAACATGACAGCGAGCATGAAATTTCCTATTTTCtgctactttatttttcttgcatGTTACTGTTCTTTGAACAAATGAAAACTTTTTCATCATAGccaattatatactatatatctgGCTGCTCCTCATATTTTCTCCAAGCTTTATGTTTCTGTGGTTGGTCATTTTCTTGGGTTTTCCTTGTTTTCAAAGCTCCTAACACTCTTTCCAAACTCTTCTTCCAAACTCTCATTCCAAACACTTACCTAGTGACCCATTTTTACAATCTTCCTATGTAGGTTCTGCCATTAAAGACTCCTCATAGAACATATATCAGCTTCTTCATCCTCTTGTCCTCTTGTGACCTGATATTTTATCAAAACTATAAATGTCTATTTCtctaaattcattttaaatatattatatatactgtataaaatAACATAAGAGAATATTGATTATTGCAATAGTATTCAAAGTAACAAAATATTAGAATGAATTTATCCACATATAGATAATTAGCATTTTCATGGTGATAAATTAATTACTACTAatgtagaaataaatacaaaattaattataattaatttcagGCAATGTCATGTGATCTTATATTTTTACAGAGTGAAATGGATGATGCATTGGCATTTTAATGATTGTCCTGACTATCATTAGTTGAGTTGGGGGAACTTAGTTAATGCTTGAAAAATGTAAAGAGTGAAGTAGACATCTTCTAGTCACATAGACAACTGGCCACTAAAAAAGTCTTCCAATAGAACATTACCAACGAAATATATCAGCCACTAGGATATCAATTCTAATTTTATCATGTTCCTTTTACTATTGTTTAGTGATTGATCACAATGATGGAGAATGATtatgtaaaaaagaaaggaatgccAGGTTAGCTACAGAGAAAATGGGTGggaaacacatataaaatatctttctttgtcATAAAAAGCCAGAATAAAGCAGGTGACATTTGCTTCTGCTAGAAAAACACAAGGAATTTGGCTGCTCTAAGAGGTGGTGGGAAAGTCAAATATTTTTCAGTAGATATTTTGACTTGTTTGAGATGCCTATGGTTGAGCTGAAGATGTTAACATGGAATCAGAGTCAATTTATCTAACCTAGGAAAAGTGAGGAAAGAATGAGCACATTGAGAATTTGTTATTATGGGAAGAACTCATAGCACTTTGTGACCTGTCATTGGTCTATATATAGTTGACACATCCTCCTGGGGCTCACCATTTGGGCAGAGGATCAAGGGGTGTACTTTATTCTGTTCCTGGTCACATGCTTTGACCATCTGCACATGTTGCTTCCACTAATTCCCCAGAGTCTATTCTTTTGCAGATCCAAAAAAGCTCTCTGAGTTCCACTATCTGGATTTAATTCATGGAAAAAAAGCATTAGGCAAGTGGATTCAAGGAAGTTTAAAAGAGATGAATGGCCATTAAAATCTTGTTGATTCTTCTTTTTGCTGGTACCAATTTACATACAGTTTCCTGAATCAAAAATTGTCTTGGTGAAATCAAGGCAACTTGTGGAGGAACTAGGCCTGAATTGACAGTTGTTCTGATATTTTACTGTTTACCTCTAAGAAACATTCAGTTATTTTCAAGGTGGGCACATTCTTTATATATCACTTTCAAAACCAACCATCACCAGctcattactgtgacaaaaatCTCCATATTAGGTAAAAATAGATGTATTAAGtggtttaaattaattttatattcagtgcTGGTGATGCACAAAATGTTTAAACAATGTAATAGTCaaaatcatttctctttcttttccatttcttttttcattcacaGCAGAAGAAGATCatggggagagagaatgagagcacCGTGCTTGAGTTTATCCTCCTGGGGCTTCCCATTCGGGCAGAAGACCAAGGCATGTACTCTTCCCTGATTCTAGTCATGTACCTGACCACAGTGCTGGGGAACCTGCTCATCATCCTGCTCATCAGGCTGGACTCTCACctccacacccccatgtacttcttcctcagccacTTGGCCTTCACAGACATCTCTTTCTCATCCGTCACAGCTCCAAAGATGCTCATGAATATGCTAACACACAGTCAGTCCATCTCATATGCTGGGTGCATTCCACAGATGTATTTTTACATAGTTTTTGCTGATCTTGAcagctttcttctgacctccatggcctATGACAGGTATGTGGCCATCTGCCACCCTCTGCACTATACCACCATCATGAGTCAGAGCCTCTGTATTTTTCTAGTAGTTGTGTCTTGGGCCTTGTCCTCTGCAAATGCCCTTGTGCACACCCTTCTCTTGGCTCGACTATCTCACTTTAGAAACAATACCATCCCACACTACTTTTGTGACCTCTCTGCCATGCTGAAACTGTCCAGCTCAGACACTACCATCAATGAACTGCTCATCCTTACTTTAGGTACTATGGTCACTATCCCACCATTCATATGTATCCTGGTCTCTTATGTCCGTATAGGAGTCACCATTCTAAAAACACCCTCCATCAAGGGAATCTGCAAAGCCTTGTCCACATGTGGCTCTCACCTCTCTGTGGTTTCTCTCTACTATGGAGCCATAATTGCACTGTATTTTGTCCCCTCATCTAATAACACAAATGATAAAGATGTCATAGTGGCTGTGATGTACACTGTGGTCACACCCATGCTGAATCCCTTTATCTACAGTCTGAGGAATCGGGATATGAAAGGAGCACTGAGAAATACACTCAGCAGGAGACTGCATTCACAGTGATGTGTGTGGTCTTCTGTCTTAGTATCcctgcttccttcttctcttctcccattcATCCTTTGTTCTCTGTCAGGGAATCTTCACATGGCTCTTTTTCCTTCACTCACTTCTCCTGGCacagttttcttctctatttaaCT contains:
- the LOC117703918 gene encoding olfactory receptor 1J21-like, yielding MGRENESTVLEFILLGLPIRAEDQGMYSSLILVMYLTTVLGNLLIILLIRLDSHLHTPMYFFLSHLAFTDISFSSVTAPKMLMNMLTHSQSISYAGCIPQMYFYIVFADLDSFLLTSMAYDRYVAICHPLHYTTIMSQSLCIFLVVVSWALSSANALVHTLLLARLSHFRNNTIPHYFCDLSAMLKLSSSDTTINELLILTLGTMVTIPPFICILVSYVRIGVTILKTPSIKGICKALSTCGSHLSVVSLYYGAIIALYFVPSSNNTNDKDVIVAVMYTVVTPMLNPFIYSLRNRDMKGALRNTLSRRLHSQ